One genomic segment of Pandoraea thiooxydans includes these proteins:
- a CDS encoding thiamine pyrophosphate-binding protein encodes MSKQTTVGELIAAFLEQCGVKTAFGVISIHNMPILDAIARRNRIRYVGARGEAGAVNMADGLARVSGGLGVAFTSTGTAAGNAAGAMVEALTAGTPLLHITGQIETEYLDRDLAYIHEAPDQLTMLTAVSKAAYRVRSADTVLATLREAVRVAQSAPSGPVSVEIPIDIQAAAIDWPEDIGAPHVGIGSHDDARVARLADALAGARRPLLWLGGGARGAGAAVQRLLDMGFGVVTSVQGRGIVPEDHRATLGAFNVHPAAEAFYKTCDALLVVGSRLRGNETLKYKLKLPSPLYRIDADALADNRGYPNELFVHGDASAVLNALADKLAGRIAIDPAFLPDLAATRERAVQQVAEGLGPYRHLVEALQRAVGRDYNWVRDVTISNSTWGNRLLKIFSPRAGVHALGGGIGQGLQMGIGAALAGAAQKTVCLVGDGGLMVNVGELATAVQERANLLVILMNDKCYGVIRNIQDAQYGGRRCYVDLHQPEFAAFCASLGMRHEKIDAIDQAEAAIARGLAHDGPVLLEVDMLSVGQFAAQFAGPPVREPAHA; translated from the coding sequence ATGTCTAAACAAACCACCGTGGGCGAACTGATCGCGGCGTTTCTCGAGCAGTGCGGCGTGAAAACCGCGTTCGGCGTGATCTCGATCCACAACATGCCGATCCTCGACGCGATTGCCCGGCGCAATCGCATCCGCTATGTCGGTGCGCGTGGCGAAGCCGGCGCCGTCAACATGGCCGATGGCCTGGCGCGTGTCTCCGGCGGCCTCGGCGTGGCCTTTACCAGTACCGGCACGGCCGCCGGCAACGCCGCCGGCGCGATGGTCGAGGCCCTCACCGCAGGCACGCCGCTGCTGCATATCACCGGGCAAATCGAAACCGAATATCTCGATCGCGACCTGGCCTATATCCATGAGGCCCCGGACCAATTGACCATGCTCACCGCCGTGTCGAAGGCGGCGTACCGCGTGCGTTCGGCCGACACCGTGCTGGCCACCCTGCGCGAGGCGGTGCGCGTCGCGCAAAGCGCGCCCAGCGGCCCGGTCAGCGTGGAGATCCCGATCGACATTCAGGCCGCCGCGATCGACTGGCCGGAGGACATTGGCGCGCCGCACGTCGGCATTGGCAGCCACGACGACGCGCGGGTCGCGCGCCTGGCCGATGCGCTGGCCGGCGCACGCCGTCCGCTGCTGTGGCTGGGCGGCGGTGCGCGCGGCGCCGGCGCCGCGGTACAGCGCTTGCTTGATATGGGTTTTGGCGTGGTGACCAGCGTCCAGGGGCGCGGCATCGTGCCGGAAGACCATCGCGCCACGCTCGGCGCCTTCAACGTGCATCCGGCGGCCGAGGCCTTCTACAAGACCTGCGACGCGCTGCTGGTGGTGGGCTCGCGCCTGCGCGGCAACGAGACGCTCAAATACAAGCTCAAGTTGCCGAGCCCGCTGTACCGCATCGACGCCGATGCGCTGGCCGACAATCGCGGCTACCCGAACGAGCTGTTCGTCCATGGCGACGCCAGCGCGGTGCTCAATGCGCTGGCCGACAAGCTGGCCGGGCGCATCGCGATCGATCCGGCCTTCCTGCCCGACCTGGCCGCCACCCGCGAGCGTGCAGTCCAGCAGGTCGCCGAAGGGCTCGGGCCGTATCGTCATCTGGTCGAGGCGCTGCAGCGGGCGGTCGGGCGCGACTACAACTGGGTGCGCGACGTCACCATCTCCAACAGCACCTGGGGCAATCGTCTGCTCAAGATTTTCTCGCCGCGCGCCGGCGTTCACGCCTTGGGCGGCGGCATCGGCCAGGGCCTGCAGATGGGCATCGGCGCGGCGCTGGCCGGGGCCGCGCAAAAGACCGTCTGCCTGGTGGGCGACGGCGGCCTGATGGTCAATGTCGGTGAGCTGGCCACGGCGGTGCAGGAGCGCGCCAACCTGCTGGTGATTTTGATGAACGACAAATGCTACGGCGTGATCCGCAATATCCAGGACGCCCAATACGGCGGGCGTCGCTGCTACGTCGACCTGCACCAACCGGAGTTTGCGGCGTTTTGCGCGAGCCTGGGCATGCGCCACGAAAAGATCGATGCGATCGACCAGGCCGAAGCCGCCATCGCGCGCGGGCTGGCTCATGACGGCCCGGTGCTGCTCGAAGTCGACATGCTCTCGGTGGGCCAGTTCGCCGCGCAATTCGCCGGCCCGCCGGTACGGGAGCCGGCCCATGCATAA
- a CDS encoding SDR family oxidoreductase, giving the protein MMKIDLSGRVAVVTGGSSGIGLASAEMFLAAGASVAVCGRDTERLATAEARLRERHPDAQLLAVRCDVLAADDVASFAEQVRERFGRVDMLINNAGQGRVSKFADTTDDAWREELELKYFSIIRPTRAFLPMLRAAAPAAIVCVNSLLALQPEPHMVATSSARAGVQNLVRSMATEFAPDGIRVNAILIGLVESGQWRRRFAAQAAPGQSWEDWTQELAHKKGIQLGRLGRPEEAASAIFFLATALSSYTTGSHLDVSGGLARHV; this is encoded by the coding sequence ATGATGAAGATAGACCTCAGCGGGCGGGTGGCCGTAGTCACGGGGGGCTCCTCCGGGATCGGGTTGGCCAGCGCCGAGATGTTTCTTGCGGCCGGCGCCTCGGTAGCCGTCTGCGGGCGCGACACCGAGCGTCTGGCCACGGCCGAAGCGAGGCTGCGCGAGCGGCACCCGGATGCGCAACTGCTTGCCGTGCGTTGCGACGTGCTTGCCGCCGATGACGTCGCGTCATTCGCCGAGCAGGTGCGGGAACGCTTCGGCCGGGTCGACATGCTGATCAACAACGCAGGTCAGGGCCGCGTCTCCAAATTCGCCGACACCACCGACGACGCATGGCGCGAGGAGCTCGAGCTCAAGTACTTCAGCATCATCCGGCCCACGCGCGCGTTCTTGCCGATGCTGCGCGCGGCCGCCCCGGCGGCCATCGTCTGCGTCAATTCGCTGCTGGCGCTGCAGCCGGAGCCGCATATGGTGGCGACCTCCTCGGCGCGCGCCGGCGTGCAGAACCTGGTGCGTTCGATGGCCACCGAATTCGCGCCCGACGGGATTCGCGTCAACGCGATCCTGATCGGTCTGGTCGAGTCCGGCCAGTGGCGCCGGCGCTTTGCCGCGCAGGCCGCGCCAGGGCAAAGCTGGGAGGACTGGACGCAGGAGCTCGCGCACAAGAAAGGGATTCAGCTGGGTCGGCTCGGCCGCCCCGAAGAAGCCGCGTCGGCCATATTTTTTCTGGCAACCGCCTTGTCCTCGTACACGACGGGCAGCCATCTCGATGTTTCTGGAGGCTTAGCAAGACATGTCTAA
- a CDS encoding IclR family transcriptional regulator → MDNQDKADAAESRYSVPGLERGLKILTEFTPREPVLGAPELSRRLGIPRTTVFRLLQTLESMGFLERAGGDKNFRLGVAVLRLGFEYLSSLELTDHGIPVLEKLRDATGFTSHIVIRDGRDIVFVAKAQSVAPVFSSIKVNVGTRLPAHATVHGHVLMGDLTLDELMRLYPEGRLEKFTAQTPATVHDLYERVREDAARGYAVSSSSFERGISVVSAPVRSDLGRIVAAVTVTIPRAEIDQPLLDSDLVGQVRQAAADLSRRLNYRPAPAAQAPSPARESLEIK, encoded by the coding sequence ATGGACAATCAAGACAAGGCAGACGCCGCCGAGTCCCGTTACTCGGTGCCGGGGCTCGAGCGCGGACTGAAGATTCTCACCGAGTTCACCCCGCGCGAGCCGGTGCTGGGCGCGCCGGAGCTCTCGCGTCGTCTCGGCATTCCCCGCACGACCGTCTTCCGGCTGCTGCAGACGCTCGAGTCGATGGGCTTTCTCGAACGTGCCGGCGGCGACAAGAATTTCCGTCTGGGCGTGGCGGTGCTGCGCCTGGGCTTCGAATACCTGAGCTCGCTCGAGCTGACCGACCACGGCATTCCGGTGCTGGAGAAGCTGCGCGACGCGACCGGCTTCACCAGCCACATCGTGATCCGCGACGGACGCGACATCGTGTTTGTCGCCAAGGCGCAAAGCGTGGCGCCGGTGTTCAGCTCGATCAAGGTCAATGTCGGCACGCGGCTGCCGGCGCACGCCACCGTGCACGGGCACGTGCTGATGGGCGACCTGACGCTCGACGAACTCATGCGGCTGTATCCGGAGGGACGCCTGGAGAAATTCACCGCGCAAACCCCGGCCACCGTGCACGACCTGTACGAGCGGGTGCGCGAGGATGCCGCACGCGGCTACGCGGTGAGTTCGTCGTCGTTCGAGCGCGGCATCTCGGTGGTCAGCGCACCGGTGCGCAGCGATCTCGGGCGCATTGTCGCGGCCGTGACGGTCACCATCCCGCGCGCCGAAATCGATCAACCGCTGCTCGACAGCGATTTGGTGGGGCAGGTCAGGCAAGCGGCCGCCGATCTGTCGCGTCGCTTGAACTACCGGCCGGCGCCAGCGGCTCAGGCACCGTCGCCGGCACGTGAATCACTGGAAATCAAATGA
- a CDS encoding alpha/beta fold hydrolase, producing MHSTANDAPLSPPPSASSATPDLLASAPAALLERLAAFPARRVSTRVGVIGYREAGASTAGTPLVLLHGIGSGAPSWLAQLEALGAAHRVLAWDAPGYGESAPLAAREPVAADYADALAAWLDALAIERVLLVGHSLGAVMAGAFARVAPQRVSGLLLCSPAAGYGAASAEQRAAKRDARLALLESLGPAGLAAQRSANLLAPHAEPGARAWVQWNMARIVPDGYRQATHLLAQADLAADLTDYAGPVEVVVGAADAITPPAACEPIAAAARVPLQRIEGAGHACYIETPSSLNALIEALSRRANASASASKS from the coding sequence ATGCATTCGACCGCCAACGACGCGCCTTTGTCGCCGCCCCCGAGCGCCTCGTCCGCCACGCCGGACCTGCTGGCGAGCGCGCCGGCGGCCCTGCTCGAGCGGCTGGCCGCGTTCCCGGCGCGCCGCGTGAGCACGCGCGTCGGCGTGATCGGCTACCGCGAAGCCGGCGCATCGACGGCGGGCACGCCGTTGGTGCTGCTGCACGGCATCGGGTCGGGCGCGCCGTCGTGGCTGGCCCAGCTCGAAGCGCTCGGCGCCGCGCATCGCGTGCTGGCTTGGGACGCTCCCGGTTATGGCGAGTCGGCGCCGCTGGCCGCGCGAGAACCGGTCGCGGCCGACTATGCCGATGCGCTGGCGGCGTGGCTCGATGCGCTGGCGATCGAACGTGTGCTGCTGGTTGGACACTCGCTCGGCGCGGTGATGGCCGGTGCCTTCGCGCGCGTGGCGCCGCAGCGCGTAAGCGGTTTGCTGCTGTGTTCGCCCGCGGCCGGCTACGGCGCCGCCTCGGCCGAGCAACGCGCGGCCAAGCGCGACGCGCGCCTGGCTCTGCTCGAATCGCTCGGCCCGGCCGGCCTGGCGGCCCAGCGCAGCGCCAATCTGCTGGCGCCGCACGCCGAGCCCGGTGCACGCGCCTGGGTCCAATGGAACATGGCGCGCATCGTCCCCGACGGTTACCGGCAAGCCACGCATCTGCTCGCGCAAGCCGATCTGGCTGCCGATCTGACGGACTACGCCGGACCGGTCGAGGTCGTCGTGGGCGCTGCCGATGCGATAACCCCGCCCGCCGCTTGCGAGCCGATCGCGGCGGCCGCGCGCGTGCCGCTGCAACGCATCGAGGGCGCGGGCCATGCCTGCTATATCGAAACACCGTCGTCGCTGAACGCATTGATCGAAGCGCTCAGCCGGCGGGCCAACGCAAGCGCCAGCGCTTCAAAGTCATGA
- a CDS encoding cupin domain-containing protein, protein MAEADFPTPSTDPAAASWAPAPGTSFEQWLESRVARLETRRYDWDALKFQADFDPKYRRAQMRYVGTGGTGVAKDVNTVPAGHFTFSTMVIPAGNIGPMHIHNDVEEIFFVLRGKVKVICEKDGQTWETVLKDRDLISVPPGVYRSEVNIGDEDVLMCVMLGSAKPVTPTYPPDSPLAKIKR, encoded by the coding sequence ATGGCTGAAGCCGATTTCCCCACCCCGTCCACCGATCCCGCGGCCGCCAGCTGGGCGCCGGCGCCGGGCACCAGCTTCGAGCAATGGCTGGAGTCGCGCGTGGCGCGCCTCGAAACCCGCCGCTACGACTGGGACGCCCTGAAGTTCCAGGCCGACTTCGATCCCAAGTACCGGCGCGCCCAAATGCGCTATGTCGGCACTGGCGGCACGGGCGTGGCCAAGGACGTGAACACCGTGCCGGCCGGGCACTTCACCTTTTCGACCATGGTGATTCCGGCGGGCAACATCGGGCCGATGCACATCCATAACGATGTCGAGGAAATCTTCTTCGTGCTGCGCGGCAAGGTCAAAGTGATTTGCGAGAAAGACGGCCAGACCTGGGAAACCGTGCTCAAGGACCGCGACCTGATTTCCGTGCCGCCGGGTGTCTACCGCAGCGAAGTCAACATCGGCGACGAAGACGTGCTGATGTGCGTGATGCTGGGTTCGGCCAAGCCGGTCACGCCCACCTATCCGCCCGACTCGCCGCTGGCCAAGATCAAGCGCTAA
- a CDS encoding SDR family oxidoreductase, which yields MSQPITASSLHGRKVLITGAARGLGESFARAAAAAGAHVTIADILVEPGQALAQALRAQGASAEFVPLDLADPASVERAAQTAAERMGGIDALINNGAITNSGGKLATELSLDAWDAVMDVNVRGTWLMTVAALPSLRQSSCASVVNIASDTALWGAPRLLAYVASKGAVIAMTRSLARELGEHGITVNAVAPGLVEVEATAYVPAARHQQYLQGRALQRAQVPDDVTGPVMFLLSDAARFVTGQVLPVNGGFVMN from the coding sequence ATGAGCCAACCCATTACCGCATCGTCGCTGCACGGCCGCAAAGTCCTGATCACCGGTGCCGCGCGCGGCCTGGGCGAGAGCTTCGCGCGCGCCGCGGCGGCCGCCGGCGCGCACGTCACGATCGCCGACATTCTCGTCGAGCCGGGCCAGGCGCTGGCCCAGGCATTGCGTGCGCAAGGCGCAAGCGCCGAGTTCGTGCCGCTCGATCTGGCCGACCCGGCGTCGGTCGAGCGCGCCGCGCAAACCGCCGCCGAACGGATGGGCGGCATCGATGCGCTGATCAACAACGGCGCCATCACCAACTCCGGCGGCAAGCTGGCCACCGAATTGTCGCTCGATGCCTGGGACGCCGTGATGGATGTCAACGTGCGCGGCACCTGGCTGATGACCGTGGCGGCCTTGCCGAGCCTGCGCCAGTCGTCCTGCGCCAGTGTCGTCAATATCGCCTCCGATACCGCCCTGTGGGGCGCGCCGCGCCTGCTCGCCTACGTCGCCAGCAAGGGCGCGGTGATCGCCATGACCCGCTCGCTGGCGCGCGAGCTTGGCGAGCACGGCATCACCGTCAACGCCGTCGCGCCCGGACTGGTCGAGGTCGAGGCCACCGCCTATGTGCCGGCCGCACGGCACCAGCAATACCTGCAGGGACGTGCCCTGCAACGCGCGCAGGTGCCCGACGACGTGACCGGGCCAGTGATGTTTCTGCTCTCGGATGCGGCCCGCTTCGTCACGGGCCAGGTGCTGCCGGTCAACGGCGGCTTTGTCATGAACTGA
- a CDS encoding ABC transporter permease, protein MKALTKAQLTAGSILLLIAFAALWQWGPQMLGVPAYVLPRLSATVSEAIDMFQTQNLWMNIGVTALEVVAGFVVGSLLGVVIGVTLGLSPSTEAMLSPYILALQIAPKVAFAPLFVMWMGYTVYPKILVAVLIVFFPVMINVLSAVRSVDPDMVNLVRALSGRRWQVFRFVEFPSAMQALFSGLRIASTLAVIGVTVGELVGGDRGLGYLLTYGEGQGNTAMVFVSIAGLTLIGIVAYAAVVLLERRVLHYVPRAAMNMV, encoded by the coding sequence ATGAAAGCCCTGACCAAAGCCCAACTCACCGCCGGCAGCATTTTGCTGCTGATCGCCTTCGCCGCGCTCTGGCAGTGGGGGCCGCAAATGCTGGGTGTACCGGCCTACGTGCTGCCCCGCCTGTCGGCCACGGTGAGCGAGGCAATCGACATGTTCCAGACCCAGAACCTGTGGATGAACATTGGCGTGACCGCGCTCGAAGTGGTGGCCGGCTTCGTCGTCGGGTCGCTGCTGGGCGTGGTGATCGGCGTCACGCTGGGCCTGTCGCCGTCGACCGAAGCGATGCTCTCGCCCTACATCCTGGCGCTGCAGATCGCGCCCAAGGTCGCGTTCGCGCCCCTGTTCGTGATGTGGATGGGCTACACCGTCTATCCGAAGATCCTGGTGGCCGTGCTGATCGTCTTCTTCCCGGTCATGATCAACGTGCTCAGTGCGGTGCGCTCGGTCGATCCCGACATGGTGAATCTGGTGCGCGCGCTCAGCGGACGTCGCTGGCAGGTGTTCCGCTTCGTCGAATTTCCGTCGGCCATGCAGGCGCTTTTCTCGGGCTTGCGCATTGCCTCCACGCTGGCCGTGATCGGTGTCACGGTGGGCGAGCTGGTCGGTGGCGATCGCGGCCTGGGCTATCTGCTGACCTACGGCGAAGGCCAGGGCAACACCGCGATGGTGTTTGTCTCGATCGCCGGCCTCACGCTCATCGGCATCGTTGCCTACGCCGCAGTGGTGCTGCTCGAACGCCGCGTGCTGCACTACGTGCCACGCGCCGCGATGAACATGGTTTGA
- a CDS encoding ABC transporter ATP-binding protein, whose translation MGTSELSLQRAQSGAAEPLAFAIEYRGVTRRFRNRHGKGEMTAVTNVSLGIKAGEFVSLIGPSGCGKSTLLNMGAGLYAPSEGQVMVGGKPVRGPNPHVAFMLQKDLLMPWRTIQANIELGMQIRGKSRAERQSVARSLLERCHLKGFEAHYPHQLSGGMRQRAALARTLAIEPDVLLMDEPFSALDAQTKMVLQQDLAQMLASEGKTALMITHDLTEAIALSDRVFVMSDRPGTIIEEIAVDLPERDSPLQRRKLARMNDYVAHLMDLLHVGREDHLG comes from the coding sequence GTGGGCACAAGTGAACTGTCGTTGCAGCGCGCTCAGAGTGGCGCGGCCGAGCCGCTTGCCTTCGCGATCGAATACCGAGGCGTGACGCGGCGCTTTCGCAACCGCCACGGCAAGGGCGAGATGACCGCCGTGACCAACGTGTCGCTGGGCATCAAGGCTGGCGAATTCGTCTCGCTGATCGGTCCCAGCGGCTGCGGCAAGAGCACGCTGCTCAATATGGGCGCGGGTCTGTACGCGCCCAGCGAAGGGCAGGTCATGGTCGGCGGCAAACCGGTGCGCGGCCCGAACCCGCACGTTGCCTTCATGCTGCAAAAAGATCTGCTGATGCCGTGGCGCACGATCCAGGCCAACATCGAACTGGGCATGCAGATTCGCGGCAAGTCCCGCGCCGAGCGCCAGAGCGTGGCACGCAGCCTGCTCGAGCGCTGCCACCTCAAGGGGTTCGAGGCGCACTACCCGCATCAGCTCTCCGGCGGCATGCGCCAGCGCGCGGCGCTGGCCCGCACGCTGGCCATCGAGCCCGACGTGCTGCTGATGGACGAGCCGTTTTCCGCGCTCGATGCGCAAACCAAGATGGTGCTGCAGCAAGACCTCGCGCAGATGCTCGCCTCCGAAGGCAAGACCGCGCTGATGATTACCCACGACCTGACCGAAGCGATCGCGCTGTCGGACCGCGTGTTCGTCATGAGCGACCGGCCCGGCACCATCATCGAAGAGATTGCCGTCGATCTGCCCGAGCGCGACAGCCCGCTGCAGCGGCGCAAGCTCGCCCGCATGAACGATTACGTCGCGCATCTGATGGACCTGCTGCACGTCGGCCGCGAGGACCATCTCGGCTGA
- a CDS encoding porin, with product MKHVVTGLTLALACAGAAYAQSNVTLYGSMDAGVAYVSNQGGNSKWIAEQGGTQPDRWGLRGAEDLGGGLKAIFQLENGFSTLNGRTLSANSMFNRMSIVGLSSDRLGTLTLGHMTLFNMDWLGPFSTAYLGENWYMFHPGNIDELANTTVVQVNNAVRYVSPSYNGLSVGAMFAFGNTTNFATGRNYSVGLHYANGPLKAAAVYSNENNRTPNVAGLGVSTFQGVAAANYAADHVENMGAGASYAVGPWLLHALYTRVKLQSPGQSDTYQSYDAGADYATNPANRVTLGAATTSLAGMHWTQFQVGDVYAFSKLTQIYISGVYQRATGGAVASINTAGASSNGNQLVVMTGVHHSF from the coding sequence ATGAAACACGTGGTTACGGGGCTCACGCTTGCCTTGGCATGCGCCGGAGCGGCTTATGCCCAAAGCAATGTGACGTTGTACGGCAGCATGGACGCCGGTGTGGCCTACGTCAGCAACCAGGGCGGCAACAGCAAATGGATCGCGGAGCAGGGCGGCACGCAACCCGATCGCTGGGGCCTGCGGGGCGCCGAAGACCTCGGCGGCGGCCTGAAGGCGATCTTCCAGTTGGAAAACGGCTTTTCCACGCTCAACGGCCGGACGCTGAGCGCCAATTCAATGTTCAACCGCATGTCGATCGTCGGGTTGTCCTCGGATCGACTCGGTACGCTCACGCTCGGCCACATGACGCTGTTCAACATGGACTGGCTGGGGCCGTTCAGCACGGCTTACCTGGGCGAGAACTGGTATATGTTCCACCCCGGCAACATCGACGAGCTGGCCAACACCACGGTAGTCCAGGTCAATAATGCCGTGCGCTACGTCTCGCCCAGCTACAACGGGCTGAGCGTCGGCGCGATGTTCGCCTTCGGCAACACCACCAACTTCGCCACCGGACGCAACTACAGCGTCGGGCTGCACTACGCGAATGGTCCGCTGAAAGCCGCAGCCGTGTACTCCAACGAAAACAACCGTACGCCGAACGTCGCCGGCCTCGGCGTGAGTACCTTCCAGGGCGTAGCGGCGGCGAACTATGCTGCCGATCATGTGGAAAACATGGGGGCGGGGGCGTCCTACGCTGTCGGGCCCTGGCTGCTGCATGCGCTCTATACGCGAGTCAAGCTCCAATCGCCGGGCCAGTCCGACACGTACCAATCGTATGACGCCGGTGCCGACTACGCCACCAATCCGGCCAATCGGGTCACGCTGGGCGCGGCGACCACCAGCCTTGCGGGGATGCATTGGACGCAATTCCAGGTGGGCGACGTATATGCGTTCTCCAAGCTCACGCAGATCTACATCAGCGGCGTCTATCAGCGTGCCACGGGCGGCGCGGTGGCGTCGATCAACACCGCCGGCGCGTCGTCCAACGGCAATCAGCTGGTGGTCATGACCGGCGTTCACCACTCGTTCTGA
- a CDS encoding FAD-dependent monooxygenase yields the protein MASPLIGITGAGIGGLAAAIALRRLGFEVAVFEQAAQFARVGADINLTPNAVRALDGLGLGVGEALRETAAQPTYRISRMWDSGEVTSKLEMARAAEESYGAPQLTMHRADLMQALENALPAGVVHLGKRVSTVGQGRDSVELAFADGTTHEVDVLIGADGIHSAVRTAMFGPEHPDFTGVVAYRAVVPAQRLAGVPNLDAFTKWWGPAPESQIVTFPLNRGRDIFIFATTPQDSWRHESWTTPGSVDELRAAYVDFHPEARALLEACDSVLKSALYVRDPLPVWSAGRMTLLGDACHPMMPFMAQGAGMAIEDAVVLSRHLSGVDLSTQASVSQALQRYEQSRRERTARVQIGSRGNNWLKAGGNADWVYAYDAWQVPLA from the coding sequence ATGGCATCTCCATTGATTGGCATCACCGGCGCTGGCATCGGCGGACTGGCGGCGGCGATTGCATTGCGGCGGCTCGGCTTTGAGGTGGCCGTGTTCGAGCAGGCCGCGCAATTCGCGCGCGTAGGCGCCGACATCAACCTGACGCCGAACGCGGTGCGCGCACTGGATGGCCTGGGCCTGGGCGTGGGCGAGGCGCTGCGCGAGACGGCCGCGCAGCCGACCTATCGCATCAGCCGCATGTGGGACAGCGGCGAAGTCACGTCGAAGCTCGAGATGGCGCGCGCGGCCGAAGAAAGCTATGGCGCGCCGCAATTGACGATGCACCGCGCCGACCTGATGCAGGCGCTGGAGAACGCATTGCCCGCGGGCGTGGTGCATCTGGGGAAAAGGGTGAGCACCGTCGGGCAAGGCCGCGACAGCGTGGAGCTGGCGTTTGCCGACGGCACCACGCACGAGGTGGATGTGCTGATCGGCGCCGATGGCATTCATTCGGCGGTGCGCACGGCGATGTTCGGCCCGGAGCATCCGGACTTCACCGGAGTAGTCGCGTATCGCGCGGTGGTGCCCGCACAGCGGCTGGCGGGCGTGCCCAACCTGGACGCGTTCACCAAGTGGTGGGGACCGGCGCCCGAGAGCCAGATCGTGACATTCCCGTTGAACCGGGGGCGCGATATCTTCATTTTCGCGACGACGCCGCAAGACAGCTGGCGTCACGAGTCGTGGACCACGCCGGGCAGCGTCGATGAGTTGCGCGCGGCGTATGTCGATTTCCATCCGGAGGCGCGCGCGCTGCTCGAGGCCTGCGACAGCGTGCTGAAGTCAGCCCTGTATGTGCGCGACCCGCTGCCGGTATGGTCGGCGGGCCGCATGACCCTGCTCGGCGATGCATGTCATCCGATGATGCCGTTCATGGCGCAGGGCGCGGGTATGGCGATCGAGGATGCTGTGGTACTGTCGCGGCATTTGAGCGGGGTCGATCTGTCGACGCAGGCATCGGTCAGCCAGGCATTGCAGCGCTACGAGCAGTCGCGCCGCGAGCGCACCGCACGCGTGCAGATCGGCTCGCGCGGCAATAACTGGCTCAAGGCGGGCGGCAACGCCGACTGGGTGTATGCGTACGACGCCTGGCAGGTGCCGCTCGCCTGA
- a CDS encoding IclR family transcriptional regulator gives MEDSDVKQEQLVSPVIRTFKLLRYLAEGGSSANLSDVGRRLDINRVTVMRLLATLEHEGIIEALPQGGHRLGLGFLTLASTALSEHDMLSAARRVLARVTQQTELSSYLTVLDGGQVLYLLAHTPQTPLVSNIRVGSRVAAHLTTPGRVMLAYRSADEVRALLGDEPLPTATEQSVSSYAQLDEMLAADRARGCAWSFSGFESSIDSCAAPVFDTAGQAIAALSVAGPTDRVRGSAALRESIEQAVRQGAADLSKLVGYAPELLRSAARAG, from the coding sequence ATGGAAGACAGCGACGTCAAACAGGAGCAACTGGTCTCGCCAGTCATCCGGACTTTCAAGCTGCTGCGGTATTTGGCCGAAGGCGGGTCGAGCGCCAACTTGAGCGACGTCGGCCGGCGCCTGGACATCAACCGGGTGACGGTCATGCGGCTGCTGGCAACGCTGGAGCACGAAGGCATTATCGAGGCATTGCCCCAAGGCGGGCACCGCCTTGGGCTGGGTTTTCTGACGCTGGCGTCGACCGCGCTGAGCGAGCATGACATGCTGAGCGCGGCGCGGCGCGTGCTGGCGCGGGTCACCCAGCAAACCGAACTGTCGAGTTATCTGACCGTGCTGGACGGCGGCCAGGTGCTATACCTGCTCGCGCATACGCCACAGACGCCACTGGTCAGCAACATCCGCGTCGGCAGCCGCGTCGCGGCACATTTGACTACGCCAGGGCGCGTCATGCTGGCGTATCGGTCTGCCGACGAGGTTCGCGCATTGCTCGGCGACGAGCCGTTGCCGACCGCAACCGAACAAAGCGTGAGCAGTTACGCACAACTCGACGAGATGCTTGCGGCCGATCGGGCCCGTGGCTGTGCGTGGAGTTTTTCCGGATTCGAGTCGAGCATCGATTCGTGTGCGGCGCCAGTGTTCGACACTGCCGGTCAGGCCATCGCCGCGCTCAGCGTGGCCGGCCCGACCGATCGGGTGCGCGGTAGTGCCGCGCTGCGCGAATCGATCGAGCAGGCGGTCAGGCAAGGCGCGGCCGACCTGTCGAAACTGGTCGGCTATGCACCGGAGCTGCTCCGGAGTGCGGCGCGGGCCGGCTAG